Genomic segment of Apium graveolens cultivar Ventura chromosome 7, ASM990537v1, whole genome shotgun sequence:
CAATTGTAATGAGCACCATAATAGAGAATGAAGGAGTAATTTATAGCAAATCACAAGAATCCATTACAGGCCTAGAAGCAGAATTAGTTCAACATCAAAACAAAGAGAGATATACACAATGAATACATGGTAACAAGGTTACAATTAAGAAAAGTAAAGAGAATAGAAGATGAAACTCTAGATTTTGATCTTGCTTACACCAATTCTCTTCTTGAATTCTTCCCTGCCTTCTTTCTCCTGTGCTTCTCTCTGTTTTTATGTGTAACTATTCTCCCCCCAATCACATATGTGTCTAATATTTTTGAATCTATTACTACACTGAACTAACTACCCAACAtctaaattttatattattttaattatttagtaaCAATACAAATAAGTATCCTACATAAAGTAGAATTCTTAAATTAGAAATCTGGGCTGGCTGCTTCTGGCCTTTTTATGGGCAGTTTGGAATGTCAATAAAATCTAAGACCATACTTGAACTAAAAGTCTTCTCGTAAACTTTCGAACGGCACCTGAATCGCTTTATTTCGACATCCGGAGCTCCGGTTATAGCCAAAATAATGAACACCGCGCAAGCTGTCTCGAAAATCCGAAATTTGctagaatttacttcaaattttGTAATTTCAGCAACAATCCATCTATAATAAGAATTCCTTTTTTCTATAATAAAATATGAAAACTAATTAAATAACAATCCAGTTACATGTAAAATCAACTAAAAATATAGAGAAAACATGAGCATAAAGATTATACATCAAATATCTCCACACTTAAATTTTTGCACGTCCTCgggaaaagaaagaaaataaaaacTACATTCCTAATTTATTATTCCCACTTTCGTAGGAGACACGATTGCATTGAGCCTATGCAATAAGCCTTTAAACCCCTAGGCAGCCCTAGTAGGACGAGTTTTGTCTCGTGAGGGCCTATAGCGAATGTACCCACAAAATCCATCTAGCCTTGTAAACTAATAAAGATGGTAATAAAAATAACTAAGTTTGTTCTACCAAGTAATTGATGCACGCCAATGTAACTCTACACAAACAAGATCACAAATGTTATCTCAACTCAAGTATCAAGGTGTAAATGCAATGTTTTGGTGTCAAATGCACAAGTATTCATATAATTTACCCAAAGAATGCGCAGAAGTACTCAGAAGTCCACGTCAAGTGCAAAATAAAATTAGTAGTCATGCTAAGTATAAAAGAGTACAATATCAAGAAAACTTGAGATATTTCATATCTATGTCAAGTAATACCTCACCTTTCACTTAGAAAAGAATTACGCTCAAGAATAGGTAAAGTGTATCACTAAATTCCATCATATACATAAACACGCTTTACACTTGGCATCGATCCAATTAAAACACAACATGCATGAAAAatgataaacaaaaggacttTGATTCGGGTTGTAATGGGGTTAGGGACACGGTATGTCAGGAAAAGCTAGACAGGGTGAAGTGTCAAAAACTAGTGATTCTCTGTAACTACTCACACAATCTCCCCATATTTGTACCTCATAATTAGTCTAACCTGTGCAAGCACTTACTTCACTTGAGACAACGGATCAAAACCCAAataacaagaaataaagcaaAAGCTTTCACAATATTATTTTTTAggcattttatatttttttcttttcatggcCATGaatattttctgatttttttttgccttgattttttttgagagctaAAATAAAGCATTAACATATATACAATCACAATGATCCGGTCTAAAACTCAAAAACAACATGTACTAAGTATAAATCAACCTCAAACTTTCCCACACATTAAAAGTATGACCACAAGTAACATCTCTATCACACCTTATTACTCCCTCCTTACTTCACTAGCCTTTAACAAATAGGGATCAAAATTTATATTAGGCCAAGAGAAGAAATATGTCTAGGCTTGTAATGTGGTGTGTCACCGAATAAACTGATTAAGTTCAGAGGGATACTAATGGAATATATATGCAAGGTTTGTTAAAGTGGGACAATTGGGTTCGACCTAAGTGCCTTTATCATGTTATCAATCATTCAATGCCATGTATATCAAAAAGCGTCTAAGACAAATTCTAGCAATACAAATGCAATGAGGACACACAAGCAACGAATAAGAtgcaaaatatatgtatataggcTCAAAATCTCACTTGGTGTCAATGATAAAAAGAAATTCCAAGTCACAAGAAATATTTCTTTCTAGTGCACCTATTTGTACTCAAAGCATGTAACCAATACATCTTGCACATACTTTATGTACTTTTAATTACTTAAGCATTCAATGAGTCTATTTGCTTTAACTTTCTAGTACAAGTGTGTGAGCAAGGGCATAATATTACACCTCTCCATAAAAGTATCAATACCATCAAAATCCTCATGGTTCTCCAACCTAGATAAgtgatcagcaacttgattttctGAACCCTTCCTATCTTTGATCTCCAAGTCAAATTATTGCAAAAGTAGAACCCATCGAACCAAGCGAGGCTTTGTATCCTTTTTCTCAATCGAATACTTGATAACAGAATGGTCAGTATAGACAATCACCTTGGTACCCACAAGATAAAACCTGAATTTCTCAAAAGCATACAAAACCGTAAGCAATTCTTTTTCAGTAGTTGTGTAATTAAGTTGAGCTTCAGAAAGAGTCTTACTTGCATAGTATATAGAATGAAAGATTTTGTTGTTTCGTTGTCCCAATACCGCTCCAACTGTAAAAtcactagcatcacacatcaACTCAAAAGGAAGACTCCAATAAGGGGCAATAAAAATCATCAAAGACAAATTTTGTATCTTTTTCAAGTAAACTGCACAAAGGCTtcgaaatttttgagaagtccttaatgaaacgCCTATAAAAGCCGGCATGGCCAAGAAAACTTCTGACTCCTTTAACATAACTTGGTGGAGGAAGCTTTTCGAAAGTCTCCAACTTAGCTCTATCCACCTCTAGGTCTTTACTTGACACTTTATACCCAAGAACAATTCATTCTTgaaccataaaatgacatttctcccaattgagtaCTAAATTAGTTTCTTCACATCTTTGCAACACTCGGGCCAAATTCATCAAGCATGAATCAAAAGAATCACTAAGTacagaaaaatcatccatgaaAACCTCTACTCCTTGCTCTACCATGTCTGAAAATATAGCCATCATAAATCTTTGAAAAGTAGATGGTGCATTACACAAGCCAAATAATACCCTTCTGAAAGCAAAAATGCCAAAGAGGCATGTAAAAGTAGTCTTCTCTTAATCTTCTGGTGCTATAGCAATTTGATGGTATCCAGAATACCCATCCAAGAAACAATAGGACTCCTTTCCtaccaatctatcaagcatctgatcaatgaatgatAAAGGAAAATGATctttccttgtggctttgtttaattttctgtaatccatgcacaccctccatcccgtgactgttcTGGTAGAAATAaactcattcttttcattagccACAACTTTGATTCCTCCCTTCTTAGGCACACACTAAACCAGACTAACCCATGAACGGTCTGAGATAGGGTATAtaattcctgcatctagccacttgatgatctccttcttcaccacttcttttaTAATAGGATTCAGCCTCCTTTAATGCTCAATAATCGGCTTATGATCATCCTCCATTGAGATCTTGTGCATACAAAATTAAGGACTTATGCCTCGAATATAACCAATCTTCTATGCAATAGCTATTTTATATTCCTTCAAGACTCGAAGCAACTTCTCTTCTTGTTCATTTGAAAGAGTGGAAGATATATAATCACTGGAAAAGTAGAGTTTTTTCCAAGAAATGCATACTTCAGATATGCTGGTAGTTGTTTATGATCTAATTCAGGAGGGTCTTCAATAGAAGTCTTAGATGCCTTAAGCTTCTCGGGCATCTCAAAAGACTCAAACTTTTGAAAAGGTCTTTTGTATGTAGGCAATACATCAAGTTCATTAATACATTCAACAATCTCTTCACTAATTTCATCACCTGCTTCTTGTAAAGACAACTCTAAAGCATCCATTGTATGATGCTTCATCATGTGCATATCATCATCACCTGTAATAGCACTCAAAGAAAAATAACTCTCCTCATCATTAGAAACCTTCATGGCCGAAAAAATATTAAATGTCACATGTTCATTCTGCACACGCATAGTCAATTCTCCTTTCTGAACATTAATGATAGTCCTTCCCGTTGCTAAAAATGGTCTACCAAGAAATAAAGGACTTTCTGAATCCTCTTCCATATCAAGCACAATGAAATCAGCGGGAAAGATAAATTTATCCACTTTTACAAGAACATCTTCAACAATACCTCTTGGATATGTCAAAGACCTATCTGCCAATTGCAATCTCACCGATGTAGGCTTCAATTCACCAACTCCCAACTTTGTAAAAATTGAAAGTGGCATCAAAGTCACACTAGCCCCCAAATCACATAAAGCTTTTCCAAGTATTGCGTTCCAATAGTACACGGGATAGTGAAACTTCCCGGATATTTAAGTTTTGGAGGGAGTTTTTTCTGTAAAAATGCACTACACTCCTCGGTTAAAGCCACAGTTTCAAATTCTTCCGATCTTCTCTTTCTTGACAGAATTTCCTTCATGAACTTGACATAACTTGGTATTTGCTCGAATACTTCGGCAAAAGGGATGTTAATTGACAATTTCTTAAAAACATCCAGAAATTTCTGAAATTGCTTGTCTTGCTTTTGTTTTTGTAAACGTTGAGGGAATGGAGGAGGATGATACAATGACTTTTTTGGTGATGATGCAACAATTTGAGAATTTGAGATTGTATTAGGTTTTTCATTCACCTCCTTAGGATCTTCATTAGACCAAGTTTCTTTAGTTACCCTATCATCAACTTTTTTCGTATTTCCCTTAATTTTTTTTCCacacctcaaagtgattgccttgCAATGCTCCCTTTTATCATTTTTAGGATTTGGCTCCGTGTCACTAGGTAGTGAACCTTGCGGACGATTGTTGATTGCACTAGCCAATTGACCCACTTGCATTTCCAAAGCTCTCATGGATGCACTTTGACTCTGAATCAAAGCATCGGATTTTTGCATGTATTGAAGAAAAAGATCTTCAGTTGTCTTCTCCATTTCATGTGACCTTTGATTATGTTGGAACCCCGGTGGTGCATTAGGCTTGTATGGCATGTTTGGTCTAGCATTGTTATTCCATGaaaaatttggatgatttctccAACCGGGATTGTAGGTATTGGAATATAGATTGTTTTGCTGATTGCTAGAATTTCCCACAAAAATCACTGAACTAGACTGTGCTGCATCATGATAAATCAATGGACATTGTTGAGTTGGATGTCCTTCCCCACACATATCACAAGAAATAGATAAATTTTGAACTTGATGAGGAGGATGAACTTGTTGGTGCCTATCCACTGATAAATATTCAAGCTTTTTATTTAAAGCCTCAAATTGAGAAACCATCTGAGCTGAGAAAGATGTCAAAGGATCAACTTCATACACACCTGCTACTTTTCTTGAACTTGTTCTATCATAAGCCCTGCAATTATTTGAAGTGATATACTCCAAAATCTCAAAAGCATCCTCAGGATATTGGTTGATCAATGAACCTCTAGCTGCTCCATCAACTTGGGTAGCACACTGAATAGTCAAACCATTATAGAATGTACGAATCTTTTGTTGATCAGATAGTCCATAATGTGGACACTTTCACAAAAGGTCTTTAAACCTCTCAGAAGCTTCATAAAGAGACTCCATGTCAAACTGTTAAAAATTCTGAATTTCCTTGATCAATCTTTCAGTCTTTGCTGGAGAAAAGTACTTGTTTAGAAATTTCTCAAAAAGTTGATTCCATGTAGTGATAGAATTATTTGGAAAAGAATCAAGCCACTCCCGTGCTCTCCCATCCAAAGAACGACTAAATAGCCTCAATCTGATGGCTTCTTCAGAGGCACCATTCACCTTAAAATTATCAACAATCTCAAGAAAATTCCTCAAGTGAGCATTCGGATCTTCAGCTGAAAGCTAATTGAACCTGTTGTCCCTAATAGCCTGCATTGTTGCTGAATCAACATGAAAGTTATTTGATGCAATAGTTGTCCTTGCAATACTAGAGTGAATGTCTTCGAATGAAGGCATGATGTACTCCTTAACCTGCCGCCTTCCAGCATTAGGATCCAGAGGATTATTTGCATTTCCAGCCATTGTGGATGACTGATTCCTAGATTTTTTAGCTTTCTTTCTATTTCTTCTTGCAGTTTTCTTAATCTTCAAATCAAGTGGAAGAATTAAAGATGAACCAAGTTTACGCGTACAACGTTAAACTCCTATAAAACAAAGCAAAAGAACATAAACTAACTTGATCTTAAAATTCTAAATAATGTATTGATATTAACAAATAAATACTTAAAAgtagtccccggcagcggcaccaaaaTCTTGTTATCGATTTTACAACTCAAATGCAAGTGTACATGTCGTAACAAGTagtataaataatttattttcacATAGACTAATTTTAAGCTGTTAATTACCAAACACCATTCTTTTTCTAATTCAAGTGAaaacaaaatataaattatttaccACTAGTTAATAAACGAACACAAATAAATTTCAATATTAAATTATCTAGGAACATAACTTCATCTTGAGTTCTTCAATAAACTACTCAAATATCTCTATTTTAGTATTCCAATTATTAGTCTAAGGCATCTAACTAATCACAAGGACCTTCCGTATCTTAAGTGATCCTAATTCATTGACTAATTTCCGTATTCCTACGAAGAATTTAAGTTTCTGAACAGCATTAATTACAACCTTATTGACTACCAAGGGTGTCAAGTATATTCCTATCTTAAACACAAATTAACACATATGCCAATCCTTGTTTATAGTGATTATGTCTTAATTTAGATTTTTCCTTCCAAGTCAACCTAAATTACCAATTCAAGTTCAAGGTTAATCATTCCTTGAAAAGCATTACATACAAATCACTATAAACAATTGTAATGAACACCATAATAGAGAATGAAAGAGTAATTTATAGGAAATCATAAGAATCCATTACAGGCCTAGAAGCAGAATTAGTTCAACATCACAATAAAGAGAGATATACACAATGAATACATGGTAACAAGGTTACAATTAAGAAAAGTAAAGAGAAGAGAAGATAAAACTCTAGATTTTGATCTTGCTTCACCAACTCTCCTCTTGAATTCTTTCCTGCCTTCTTTCTCCTGTGCTTCTCTCTGTTTTTGTGTGTAACTGTTCTCCCCCAGTCACGTACGTGTCTAATATTTTTGAATCTATTCCCACACTGAACTAACTGCCCAACAtctaaatattatattattttaattatttagtaaCAATACAAATAAGTATCCTACATAAAGTAGAATTCTTAAATTAATAGAAATCTGGACTGGCTTTTTCTGGCCTTTTTATGGGCAGTTTGGAAGGTCAATAAAATCTGAGACCATACTTGAATTAAAGATATTCTCTTAAGCTTTCCAACGGCACCTGAATCGCCTCATTTCGATATCGGGAGCTCCGGTTATAGCCAAAACAATAAACACCGCGCAAACTGTCCCGAAAATCCGAAATTTGctagaatttacttcaaattttGTAATTTCAGCAACATTCCATCTATAATAAGAATTCCTTTTTTTCTATATTAAAACATGAaaactaattaaataataatccAATTACATGCAAAATCGACTAAAAATATAGTGAAAACATGATCATAAAGATTATACATCAAATAACTAAAAAAGAGCCTATACAATCCCATCATCTCTTCGTCCTTGAACAACATTACCCTTCTTTTTAACAACATGAACAAGTCACAACAAATCGAACTTAACAATTTTGATAGCAGTGACAAGACCCAATAAAAATGTCACCACAAATATCTAACATTCTTTTAAACCATGTTATCAAGATCACATCACTTGCAAATCTCATCAATCGACTTTCGCGTAAAATTGTAAACATAAAGATGGTTCATTAACTTGAAAAATTCTTTAATTTTCAGGTCATTTTAGCAAACAAGTACCAATTTATCCTACATGTTAAGAAATGCAGTGAATTACCCCCATTGATTTCAACTGAATACATATAAAACTGAACCTACTGTTTAAGGTATTAACTACTAGAAGTCTATTTCATCTATTTCAGAAGAGAAAACAATTGCAGCTCCAGAAGTCTGATCTCCTGGAAAAGAACTCCAATAAAGACAGGTCCCTGTGACACAGAAATGGGGTATTAGAAAAATTCCAAGTCAGACCAGAATTTAACAAGTTATTGTTAAATCAGAAGTAAGATAACAAGAAACTACAAAGTTGAAAACATAGAAATCAACAAATTGACCTCCTAAATACTAAGTAAGTTCTAGTTAGGCTTATATCAGAGCCATTTTTCTAAAAACATAGAAATCAACTTAAAACATAGCAATAAACCAAAAAGAACCCGCCTAGACAATCTCAACTACATCTTCTTAAAACGTTTCACATTGTGAAGTTCAACATTGTACACGAGTAACAACACATAAATGCCTAAATGTGGTAATAGTAATACCAACATGCCATAAGATCCCCACTAATATCCTTTAaatatgttaaatatatgatcctattgggaccttcctctaacaccttaaggttttagatgagctggttactcaacatggtatcagagccagaGAGCTCCTGAGAAAAACTTTAACTTGATCCCCAAGCTCTGAGACTGTGTCTTTATCTCAGTTATTTCTCTTTCAGATCTACTTTTAAAAATAAACTCTTTTCTTACAAAAATGGCATCTTCAAGCACCAATACTACATCAGGTCAGATGACCTTTCAAGAAATGTTAAACCCACTTTTTCTACACCCATCTAATAACCCCAACTCTATAGTTGTTGACAAAATTCAAGGATCTGCAGATTATAGATCTTGGTGCAGATCGATGGAGATCAATCTCGCCTCGAAACGAAAACTTGGTTTTGTGACTGGAACAGTGAGCAGACCTACTGATGATGAAGTCAAAGCAGACATGTGGGACACCTGCAACCATATGGTAATAGCTTGGATAACTCATAATGTTTCACCTCTTATTAAAAAGTCTGTTATGTATATGACCTCTGCTCATGCTATCTGGAAAAATTTAGAAACTCGTTTTGCACTCACAAACGGATCTAGAAAGTACAGGTTAAATAAAGATCTGTATGATGTTAGACAAAATATGTCTTCTGTGAATGATTATTACACATCAATGAAGTCATTGTGGGTTGAATTATATACCCTAAATGTGTTACCAACTGTAACTGGTCCTACTGTTGAAGTGGTAAAATTACTTGAAGCTATTGAAAATCAAAAAGAGGAATCAAGGttgtttcaatttttaaatgGAATTGATGAAACTTATGCTGCTCAGAGGAGTCAATTATTGCTGTCAAACCCTCTGCCTTCTGTCGAAACTGCAGCAGCTGCCTTAATACAGGAAGAAGCTCAAAGAGAGTTATTGCTCAAACCAAGTGGAGACACATAGGTCATGGCTATGTATAGCAAATCACAAAATGTCAAAGGACCTCCATAGTGCACTTATTGTGGCATGAAAGGCCATTCTTCTGAAAGATGTTGGACAATGATTGGATACATGTCATGGCATCCAAAATTTAAGGGCAATTCTATAATGAGAACTAATCCGGACTTTCTTTTCTCTCCAATCAATGTCAATCTGTGATTGAATATTTATCATCATATTATCATTGTtctcatggtatcagagcttaggctggCGGGAGAACTAAGGTTCGATTCCCAGCCACCCCCCAACTTTCTCACAATTTATTGTGGACACTAAAGGCAATTATTCCCCAAAGATGGGCGCCGgtgttccactcttcgacccataaatgggctttcgagtgagggagagtgttaaatatatgatcctattgggaccttactctaacaccttaaggttttagatgagctggttactccACAAAATCTCATCAGTCGAAATAAGAGGCTTTTATGTTATATGAATATATGGTAACTTATGATGTAAGTTTCTAAGAAACATTATCTAAATCTTAGATGAAAATGTAAACTGGCTGAAAACTTAACACTAATAACAAAACCTAAACATCTTCTATCATTATATGGATAGAGCATACTAATAATTGGCCTACAATATGAGAAACTCACTTGCAGATGAAAATTCCAGGTGACACTTGTTCAGGTGAAATTGAAATGGGGGTACTTAGTGACAAATCCAAAGTCAAACCAGAATTCTTAAAAAAATGAGAACAAGCTGGAAAGTTGAAAGGAAGTAAATGGTTCATCTACTCTGGGTACTACAATAATATAACACAACAACATAGTTATCTATACTATCAGTTGCACAGAATGTACTCCAAAATAGAAAATTTAGCAAAGTAATTTCCAATATATAACACAATGACATAATTATCTGCTACTATCACTGAGAAAAGCTTTACCAACACCACAAAGCCATTTACACATCCACTAAGAAGAAAACGCCATATTCATAGCGGGTTCAAGAAATGTTATGCAAATATGTTAATACACATGAAGGGATTACAGGTAGCAGAATATTGCAATATCGAAAGTACAAGCAAGAAGAAACCGGAAATGACAATTACCATAAAAAAAATTAGCATAAGATTCAAAACTGTAAAGTTTTACATTCTATCTGAACTCAGAGGCCAAATatacaaatttaaaaataaaaaaatgtaactttaagattttattttaaaaaaatgtcATCTTACCATTTATTCCATGTTCTTAGTTTACCATTAAGCAATGTTTTATAAGCACCTAACCCGGTGTAAAAGGAACTTGTTAGATATGTTCAACATGTGTAGAAGCACTCACTACAGTAATAAACATTGTGTTGCTGGTTCTCATC
This window contains:
- the LOC141673589 gene encoding uncharacterized protein LOC141673589; the protein is MAGNANNPLDPNAGRRQVKEYIMPSFEDIHSSIARTTIASNNFHVDSATMQCATQVDGAARGSLINQYPEDAFEILEYITSNNCRAYDRTSSRKVAGVYEVDPLTSFSAQMVSQFEALNKKLEYLSVDRHQQVHPPHQVQNLSISCDMCGEGHPTQQCPLIYHDAAQSSSVIFVGNSSNQQNNLYSNTYNPGWRNHPNFSWNNNARPNMPYKPNAPPGFQHNQRSHEMEKTTEDLFLQYMQKSDALIQSQSASMRALEMQVGQLASAINNRPQGSLPSDTEPNPKNDKREHCKAITLRCGKKIKGNTKKVDDRVTKETWSNEDPKEVNEKPNTISNSQIVASSPKKSLYHPPPFPQRLQKQKQDKQFQKFLDVFKKLSINIPFAEVFEQIPSYVKFMKEILSRKRRSEEFETVALTEECSAFLQKKLPPKLKYPGSFTIPCTIGTQYLEKLYVIWGLV
- the LOC141673590 gene encoding uncharacterized protein LOC141673590 — its product is MASSSTNTTSGQMTFQEMLNPLFLHPSNNPNSIVVDKIQGSADYRSWCRSMEINLASKRKLGFVTGTVSRPTDDEVKADMWDTCNHMVIAWITHNVSPLIKKSVMYMTSAHAIWKNLETRFALTNGSRKYRLNKDLYDVRQNMSSVNDYYTSMKSLWVELYTLNVLPTVTGPTVEVVKLLEAIENQKEESRLFQFLNGIDETYAAQRSQLLLSNPLPSVETAAAALIQEEAQRELLLKPSGDT